DNA sequence from the Nitrospirota bacterium genome:
ATTCTTTGCCACTCCTCCCGAAAAAACGATAGTGTCGTCATAACCGACACGATGCAGCATACCGATAAGACGATCAACTACTGAGAGATGCACTGCTTTTGCAATGTCCCGTACGTCAGTACCGTGATTCTTGAGCGATATGACCTCGGACTCCGCAAATACAGTACACATGCTGTTGATCTTGAACTCTCCCTTTGCCTTGAGCGCTTCAGGGCCGAATTCTGCAAGTGAGAATCCTAGGCCTGAGGCCATGATCTCGAGAAACCTACCGGTTCCGGCAGCGCACTTGTCATTCATCTGGAAATTGAGCAATTTGCCGTTACTATCGAGAGAGATTACTTTCGAATCCTGTCCGCCTACATCAAGGACAGTACGGCATTCGGGGAAGAAATAACGGGCACCAAGTGCATGTGCCTTGATCTCAGTAATCACCTCCTGTGCGAAATGCTTTTGAGCGAGGTGTCGCCCGTAGCCGGTAGCTACGATCTTTTTCGGATGGTACTTTTTGATCATCTCGAGTGATTGGTGATGGGGATCGAATCCGCTCTCGGCAATCTGGCAGTCCTGCAGCCGCCCTTCGTCAAGGGCGGCTGCCTTTATGGTACGTGAGCCTAAATCAATGCCGACGATCATACTATCCTTTTATCTGCTCCAGGAATGCCTCG
Encoded proteins:
- a CDS encoding acyl-CoA dehydratase activase: MIVGIDLGSRTIKAAALDEGRLQDCQIAESGFDPHHQSLEMIKKYHPKKIVATGYGRHLAQKHFAQEVITEIKAHALGARYFFPECRTVLDVGGQDSKVISLDSNGKLLNFQMNDKCAAGTGRFLEIMASGLGFSLAEFGPEALKAKGEFKINSMCTVFAESEVISLKNHGTDVRDIAKAVHLSVVDRLIGMLHRVGYDDTIVFSGGVAKNPCIAALLQERLGIRVFVPPQPDVVGAIGAALYGSSLMEDIV